Below is a window of Bacillota bacterium DNA.
GCACAGCGCAACCGTTTCCAAGTGAGCGCCGACTGTGTCCTGAAGTCGAGTGATGATGTCCACGCATTCTCCTCCTCCCAACCCGGGTTTCTACATTCGACAGGAAGAGAGGCTTTCCTTCTCCACGCTGGGAAGAGGCGCAACTCGATAGGCGGCGGCGCGCCGCTGCCGGCCAAGGCTTTATTTCCCGGGAAATAGCCAAATACCACGGCGGCGGCCCGCCGCGTTCGGCCGGGGGCTCTCTTCGGGATCGCCCGGCGCGCCGAGGAAGGCTGCCTCCCGGCGCCTTCCGTAACCGCACTCGGCCCTTGACCGCGGCTCCGTGCGGCCCGGCAGAGCGCCCTTCCACGCCGGCCTGGAGCTGTTTCGCCGGTTCATTGCGCTGCGTCCGGCAAGGGTGAAAGCTCGGGATGGGATACTCGGAACGAGGTGTCTAGAGTGTTCCACGTGGAACATTCTCTCTGTGGGCCCGTGCCCCACCCAGTAGCCCAGGCGCGCCGCGCGTCGCTCCGGCCGCGGTGGGGACACCGGAAGCGCAATGGCGGGAACATGTGTTCCCCATTTCCCATCACGGCCCCGTCGCCCCCTGTCGCTATCCGGAGGGGGACGAAAGCCGGGAGACGACGATGCTCTGGGCTCTCGTCCGTGCCCCGTCCCTACGAAGAGACACCAGGGCTCATAAAAGAACCAGGCGCCCCTCTCAGTCGGGCACGCCTGGCTGTCAGCCAGCTTCGTTTGCCGGAACCCCCCGGCCTTCGGAGCGCGCCATACGCTCTTCCATCTCAAAGCACAAGGGCGAGGATCCTCTCTAGGTCGTCGTCGTTGTAGTACTCTATCTCGATTTTCCCCTTCTTCCTCCCTGGAATGATCCTCACCTGAGTCCCGAACACACGCCTCAGCCGCTCCTCCAGCGAGGCGATCTCGGGGTCCTTGGGCTTATCCTGTTTCGCTTCCTTCGCCGCGACCTGGCCAGAGGCAAGCACGCGCCGAACGAGTTCCTCGGTGTCGCGCACGGACAGCTCCTTCTCTATCACGTGCCTGCACGCCTCCACTTGCAGCGCCGGATCCTGAATTGCCAGCAGCGCCCGGGCATGTCCCATCGATAATGTTCCACGTGAAACAGCCTCCTGCACTTCTGGCTGCAGATTCAGCAGCCGCAGAGTGTTGGCTATCGACGGTCTGCTCCGCCCCAACACCCTAGCCAGCTCTTCCTGGCTCATGGCGAACTCCGTCACCAGCCGTTGGTAGGACTCCGCTTCCTCCATGGGATTGAGGTCCTCACGCTGCAGGTTCTCGATGAGTGCGACTTGGATCATCTCGGCGTCCTCGAGGTCGCTCACAACCACCGGGACTTCAGAGAGTCCAGCCATCCGCGCCGCCAGCAGGCGCCTTTGCCCAACCACAAGTTCGTATCCTTCTCCCGCTGTCCTCACCACGAG
It encodes the following:
- a CDS encoding ParB/RepB/Spo0J family partition protein, translated to MRPEDAERVQELPIDQIRPNPYQPRKRFDDAKLAELAESIKAHGIVQPLVVRTAGEGYELVVGQRRLLAARMAGLSEVPVVVSDLEDAEMIQVALIENLQREDLNPMEEAESYQRLVTEFAMSQEELARVLGRSRPSIANTLRLLNLQPEVQEAVSRGTLSMGHARALLAIQDPALQVEACRHVIEKELSVRDTEELVRRVLASGQVAAKEAKQDKPKDPEIASLEERLRRVFGTQVRIIPGRKKGKIEIEYYNDDDLERILALVL